The following are encoded together in the Lactuca sativa cultivar Salinas chromosome 1, Lsat_Salinas_v11, whole genome shotgun sequence genome:
- the LOC111916518 gene encoding disease resistance protein RUN1, with the protein MIVLSELSEGSSSSSSSSTHGYTYDVFLSFRGVDTRNSFTAYLHKALMDANITTFLDDEDIETGEDLKPELESAIKASRASVIVLSKNYATSTWCLDELVLILEQRMTSNHIVVPIFYHVESTYVRKQQSSFGDAMAKHRQKMEAETNANKRIKWAQKMERWNKALIEVAGLKGKDVNGRLEPEFIEEIVKDIYRRLHVPLRSPLPLLIGMESSIKFVSSWLKDASSHKANILTIFGMGGIGKTSLAKYVYGLHCPEFNSSSYIRDISRRCDENFHGLLHLQKQLCDDISKARSIQVQDISIYTSMIENTVACKEVFLVLDDINSVNQLDALLGSKVFHPRSKIIITTKDTWLTESCALFKTNVKPKHIKHELKGLSEIESQKLLCFHAFVSNDPNAGYEDVSRKFVMYCEGHPLALEVLGKSLHNRDVAYWEDRIEQLKKEIGSPINNILRTSVDSLPSNNDKELFKHIACFFVGFDRNVVETILNACDISTRSGITNLIHRCLLSIGWNNELMMHQLLQRMGRSIVHEESPDKPWKRSRLWCHVESFKVLKHKKGKGNLLGLALDMRMLEKKKLHASFELKTDTLSNMYNLMLLQLNYVQLKGSYENFPEELRWLCMHGFPLKSIPLDVPMENLVALDMSYSNIESFDICYSNSQQIQSRQKFIGWCSKRKKLLGSLKILDLGFCEQLHSISGFDEFSALEMLIVRNCTNLLEVCDSIKQCVELVLVDLSYCIKLEKLPRIIGMINKVETLLLDGCYLGKSQFDSKDMDSTKMVKDGDIGTNTISSSSTILEVVPCDSKLFAISLPSKLVRLSLVNNNLSTTSFPMDFRCLSLLRELYLDDNPIVSMPNCVRSLPRLETLGMSNCKMMTSVENPPHTLREFILYYDCKPLLRKVTFDPGMSTLELSIGWKMLAPSSFEIDGVLKIQPMTSVEEKVLCSLGWSDLDFLAERRLGTLFVNRGREESEIQIYYEFGIFSTIYGGREMPDWITERNTGPSISFTIPSSPNKLTGLNFCLVQLPLDVEFVHLPKIIISNITKNHTWIYEHFIGNANVDGGCLTFLSHWMFVTNEMEAGDHVTITLPISINFAYPVTKECGVSFVYDDGEKNEEEDALRYYKSWNHIIGRDLMGFQLTNGKYLLYIARFLALDHEVPLWHYLDGEYARFKDKQVSFRAFSERMSGILEDGS; encoded by the exons ATGATTGTTCTCTCTGAACTTTCTGAaggatcttcatcttcatcttcatcatcaactCATGGTTATACATATGATGTGTTTTTAAGTTTTAGAGGCGTTGACACTCGTAATAGTTTCACCGCTTACCTTCATAAGGCCCTCATGGATGCCAATATCACTACTTTCTTGGATGATGAAGATATTGAAACAGGGGAAGATCTAAAACCAGAATTGGAGAGTGCTATTAAAGCATCCAGAGCTTCCGTTATTGTGCTGTCCAAGAATTATGCTACTTCCACATGGTGCCTTGATGAATTGGTGTTAATCCTTGAGCAGCGTATGACATCCAACCATATTGTTGTCCCCATATTTTATCATGTTGAGTCCACCTATGTGAGGAAGCAACAAAGTAGCTTTGGAGATGCAATGGCTAAGCATAGACAGAAGATGGAGGCGGAGACAAATGCAAATAAAAGAATTAAGTGGGCTCAAAAGATGGAGAGGTGGAATAAAGCGCTTATTGAAGTTGCTGGATTAAAAGGGAAGGATGTAAATGGCAG GCTAGAGCCGGAGTTTATTGAAGAAATTGTTAAGGACATCTACCGTAgattgcatgtacccttaagaaGTCCTCTACCACTGCTCATTGGGATGGAGTCTTCAATTAAATTTGTCTCTTCATGGTTGAAAGATGCATCCTCACATAAGGCAAATATACTCACTATTTTCGGCATGGGGGGGATCGGGAAGACATCTTTAGCCAAATATGTATATGGGTTACATTGTCCCGAATTCAACTCAAGTAGCTACATCAGAGATATTAGTAGGAGATGTGATGAAAATTTTCATGGATTGCTCCATTTACAAAAACAACTTTGTGATGACATTTCAAAAGCACGTTCAATTCAAGTTCAAGATATTTCTATATACACCTCAATGATAGAGAATACAGTAGCTTGTAAAGAGGTGTTTCTAGTTCTTGATGATATCAATAGTGTCAACCAGTTGGATGCACTACTTGGAAGCAAAGTTTTTCATCCAAGAAGCAAGATTATAATAACAACAAAGGACACATGGTTGACAGAGAGTTGTGCACTATTCAAAACAAATGTTAAACCCAAACATATAAAACACGAGCTTAAAGGCTTATCTGAAATTGAATCACAAAAACTTTTGTGTTTTCATGCGTTCGTGTCCAACGATCCCAATGCAGGTTATGAAGACGTGTCGAGAAAATTTGTGATGTATTGTGAAGGACATCCACTTgctcttgaagttttgggcaaGTCTCTACATAATCGAGATGTAGCTTATTGGGAAGATCGCATAGAACAACTAAAGAAAGAAATTGGGTCCCCTATAAATAATATCTTGAGAACGAGCGTTGACTCTTTACCATCAAATAATGATAAAGAGTTGTTCAAACATATTGCTTGTTTTTTTGTTGGATTTGATAGAAATGTAGTCGAGACAATATTAAATGCATGTGATATAAGCACGAGATCAGGGATCACAAATCTCATTCATAGATGCCTTCTTAGTATCGGATGGAATAACGAACTAATGATGCATCAGTTACTTCAAAGGATGGGAAGGTCTATTGTACATGAAGAATCACCAGATAAGCCGTGGAAGCGAAGTCGATTATGGTGTCATGTTGAGTCGTTCAAAGTATTGAAACATAAAAAG GGTAAGGGTAATCTTTTAGGCTTGGCCCTCGACATGCGAATGCTTGAGAAAAAGAAGTTGCATGCATCATTTGAGCTAAAAACAGATACATTGAGTAACATGTATAATCTAATGTTACTACAACTTAATTATGTGCAACTTAAAGGGTCTTATGAGAACTTTCCAGAAGAATTAAGATGGTTGTGTATGCATGGGTTTCCTTTAAAGTCTATACCTTTAGATGTACCAATGGAGAATTTAGTTGCTCTTGACATGTCATATAGCAATATTGAATCATTTGACATTTGTTATAGCAATTCACAACAAATCCAGAGTAGGCAAAAG TTTATTGGATGGTGCTCAAAACGCAAAAAGTTGCTTGGATCGCTGAAGATTCTAGATTTGGGTTTTTGTGAACAACTTCATAGTATAAGTGGCTTTGACGAATTCTCCGCACTTGAGATGTTAATAGTTAGGAATTGCACTAATCTGCTTGAGGTTTGTGACTCAATTAAGCAATGCGTTGAACTTGTCCTCGTTGATCTAAGCTATTGCATCAAGCTTGAAAAACTTCCAAGAATCATCGGCATGATAAACAAAGTTGAAACACTATTGCTAGATGGTTGTTATCTCGGTAAATCTCAATTCGATAGTAAAGATATGGATTCAACAAAAATGGTCAAGGATGGCGACATTGGCACAAACACAATAAGCTCTTCCTCCACAATTCTGGAGGTTGTACCATGTGATTCTAAGCTCTTTGCGATTTCTTTACCGAGTAAATTAGTAAGGTTGTCACTTGTGAATAATAATTTGTCCACCACATCCTTTCCCATGGATTTTCGTTGCCTATCTTTGTTACGGGAATTGTACTTAGATGACAATCCTATCGTCTCGATGCCTAATTGTGTGAGAAGCCTTCCTAGGCTTGAGACACTTGGCATGTCAAATTGTAAAATGATGACATCAGTAGAGAATCCTCCACATACACTAAGAGAGTTTATCCTATATTATGATTGTAAGCCTTTGCTACGAAAAGTTACATTTGATCCAGGGATGTCCACACTTGAGTTATCAATTGGGTGGAAGATGTTAGCACCTTCGTCTTTTGAAATTGATGGAGTGCTCAAAATCCAACCTATGACAAGTGTTGAAGAAAAGGTACTTTGTAGTTTGGGTTGGAGTGATCTAGACTTCCTTGCTGAAAGGCGCTTGGGAACTTTATTTGTAAATAGAGGAAGAGAGGAATCTGAAATCCAG ATATATTATGAATTTGGAATATTCAGCACAATATATGGAGGCAGAGAGATGCCGGATTGGATTACAGAGAGAAACACGGGGCCATCAATATCATTTACCATCCCATCATCTCCTAACAAACTAACTGGATTGAATTTCTGCCTTGTGCAGTTGCCATTGGATGTTGAGTTCGTTCATTTGCCAAAGATCATAATTAGTAATATAACAAAGAACCACACTTGGATATATGAACATTTTATTGGAAACGCCAATGTAGATGGAGGGTGTTTGACGTTTTTAAGCCATTGGATGTTTGTGACAAATGAGATGGAAGCTGGTGACCATGTTACTATTACCCTGCCTATATCGATTAATTTTGCTTATCCAGTTACAAAGGAGTGTGGAGTGAGTTTCGTGTatgatgatggagaaaagaatgaagaagaagatgcaTTGCGTTATTACAAGTCATGGAATCATATCATTGGCAGAGATCTCATGGGATTTCAGCTAACAAATGGAAAATACCTCCTATACATAGCGCGGTTTTTGGCGCTAGATCATGAAGTGCCATTGTGGCATTACCTTGATGGAGAATATGCCCGCTTTAAAG ATAAACAAGTAAGCTTTAGAGCTTTCTCTGAAAGGATGTCTGGCATACTTGAGGATGGCTCCTAA